A section of the Petrimonas sulfuriphila genome encodes:
- a CDS encoding DUF5110 domain-containing protein, with protein MKINLHILFFFAGLLWFFSGMNHQLNAKGRPDPFDIPLHNGQVLRIQACRNEIFRIRISPTGEFQETVMERYGIIKTDWEPIGATHKKKNGKHIISTESYRLTVDPLAGDITVTDNNGILVVERISFIQPKDAIARELAASLNTYFGEIRQDEAIIGSGKSDTPIQAQLLDEVGNLSKGRIIGVTLKEEERFYGGGSTSRTNIQHRGTALRMWATYKKTEIPMPFIISSEGWGIFNNTTAKNYLDIGRFQKDNLFVYNSEGDPDFYLLLGRQMTEVIDHYTRVTGRPYLMPKWGYGLAFGGNTMEDQLDILNDALRFRVEQIPCDIFWLEPQWMEKRYDFSTSKNWNFDKFPAEPFWEKEKFPKYEHPTLFISRLHGLGFKLALWLCIDHDMTIAEEDKLALERGTSLSGKDHWFQHLTRFIDQGVDGFKLDPAHTLDEHPDRAYHNGLTDKEMHNLNQVLLPKQMYETFRSHKGIRSFHHYCGGYAGTQHWGVSTSGDNGGDKVALLDQLNLGLSGFVNTSADVLVEVSDNKAAMHMGFFFPWIQVNSWYNLLHPWYMNPEEKETFHFYATLRNSLFPYIYSAALQGSQSGMPILRAMPLVFPDDRTVDNLTSQFMFGDHLLVGVNSDSLYLPKGKWINYWTGETVTGNKTIHASVPETRGGSLFIREGAIIPYQKPTQFIGENLLDTIELKIYPYQTSSYILWEDDGITFAYEKGDFSKTKIDCVDTGQNTEITFNPVEGRYEGMPKERTWELEIFSDTKPSYLLVNGIRIDDWKYGKGAVQFTLYQGDLNKKQIIEIQK; from the coding sequence ATGAAGATTAACTTACATATTCTATTCTTTTTTGCCGGACTGCTTTGGTTCTTTTCCGGCATGAATCATCAACTGAATGCCAAAGGCAGGCCGGACCCGTTTGATATTCCGCTTCACAACGGACAGGTTTTACGTATCCAGGCGTGCCGAAACGAAATCTTTCGAATCAGGATTTCCCCTACAGGTGAATTTCAGGAAACCGTGATGGAGAGGTACGGAATCATCAAAACGGATTGGGAACCAATCGGTGCCACCCACAAAAAGAAGAATGGAAAACACATAATTTCCACAGAGTCGTATCGCCTCACTGTGGATCCTCTTGCTGGTGACATCACCGTTACCGATAACAATGGAATACTTGTTGTGGAAAGAATTTCCTTTATCCAGCCTAAGGATGCCATAGCCCGCGAGCTGGCTGCTTCCCTCAACACCTATTTTGGAGAGATAAGGCAGGACGAAGCAATTATCGGTTCAGGAAAATCGGACACACCGATACAGGCCCAATTGTTGGATGAGGTTGGCAATCTCTCCAAGGGCAGGATAATTGGCGTCACCCTCAAAGAAGAAGAGCGCTTCTACGGGGGAGGAAGTACCAGTCGCACCAACATCCAACACCGGGGTACGGCTCTGCGCATGTGGGCCACTTACAAAAAGACAGAAATACCGATGCCTTTCATCATCAGTTCTGAGGGATGGGGCATCTTCAATAATACAACGGCAAAAAACTATTTGGATATTGGTCGCTTTCAAAAAGACAACCTTTTTGTCTACAACAGCGAGGGTGATCCCGATTTTTACTTGTTACTAGGCAGGCAAATGACCGAGGTGATTGATCACTATACCCGTGTCACAGGAAGGCCCTACCTCATGCCAAAATGGGGGTACGGACTTGCATTTGGCGGCAACACAATGGAAGATCAACTGGATATCCTGAACGATGCACTTCGTTTTCGGGTAGAGCAGATTCCTTGTGATATTTTTTGGCTTGAACCCCAGTGGATGGAAAAAAGATATGATTTCTCCACCTCTAAAAACTGGAATTTCGACAAATTCCCAGCAGAACCCTTTTGGGAAAAAGAGAAATTTCCAAAATATGAACACCCCACCCTCTTTATCTCCCGTTTACATGGCCTTGGATTTAAACTGGCTTTATGGCTTTGTATCGATCATGACATGACCATCGCCGAGGAAGACAAGTTGGCATTGGAGCGCGGAACGTCACTCTCCGGCAAAGATCATTGGTTTCAACACCTCACCCGGTTTATCGATCAGGGTGTAGATGGATTCAAACTGGACCCTGCCCACACACTCGATGAACACCCAGACCGAGCATATCATAACGGGCTTACAGACAAAGAGATGCATAACCTGAATCAGGTGTTGCTCCCCAAGCAGATGTACGAGACCTTCCGTTCTCACAAGGGTATACGCTCCTTTCACCACTATTGCGGGGGATATGCCGGAACCCAGCATTGGGGGGTATCCACCAGCGGAGACAACGGCGGAGACAAAGTGGCCCTGCTCGATCAGCTGAATCTTGGCCTTAGCGGCTTCGTCAATACTTCGGCCGACGTCCTGGTAGAGGTCTCTGACAACAAGGCGGCTATGCATATGGGGTTCTTCTTTCCCTGGATCCAGGTCAACAGTTGGTACAACCTGCTTCATCCCTGGTACATGAACCCGGAAGAGAAAGAGACCTTTCACTTTTATGCAACCCTTCGCAACAGCCTCTTCCCTTATATCTATTCAGCAGCATTGCAAGGGAGCCAGTCCGGAATGCCCATTTTGCGGGCAATGCCCCTGGTGTTCCCTGATGACCGTACAGTGGATAACCTGACCAGCCAGTTTATGTTTGGAGACCATCTGCTGGTAGGGGTCAACAGTGATTCTCTCTATTTGCCGAAAGGGAAATGGATCAATTACTGGACCGGCGAAACAGTTACAGGCAACAAGACCATTCATGCTTCGGTGCCGGAAACGAGAGGTGGCTCCCTTTTTATCCGCGAAGGGGCAATTATTCCTTACCAAAAACCGACTCAGTTTATTGGTGAAAATTTACTCGATACCATTGAGCTGAAGATCTATCCTTATCAAACAAGCAGCTATATACTCTGGGAAGATGATGGGATCACTTTTGCATATGAAAAGGGTGATTTTTCAAAGACGAAGATCGATTGTGTCGATACCGGACAAAATACAGAGATTACCTTTAATCCCGTAGAGGGCCGATACGAAGGGATGCCCAAAGAGCGAACCTGGGAACTTGAAATTTTCTCCGATACAAAACCCTCTTATTTGCTGGTGAATGGCATCAGAATAGATGATTGGAAGTATGGTAAAGGAGCAGTCCAATTCACCTTGTATCAGGGAGACCTAAATAAAAAGCAGATCATTGAAATTCAAAAATAA
- a CDS encoding alpha-L-fucosidase yields the protein MSSKNKIFQIKCAILLLLCTTTIPLSAQLNSFPESYRIDSKDIERAKKVISTPLKEDLVLPNPHKDAQWYPNASLGLFMHWGIHSVVGAQPSWDMIAHYRYGGKVAPPERYYALANQFDPQNYDPDKWLKSAQKAGFTYAVLTTKHHDGYALWPSKYGIGTKQYMGGRDLIQPYVDACRKNGLKVGFYFSPRDWHFPGLMHPNEYDAEKWHQLPAITDSVANYQKYERFLGFVLAQMEELLTRYGKIDILWLDGMYFKGVSDMHTEQIYTWIRSLQPGIVINDRWSNIVNPDDPAGSGMRIGDFTTPFECILPTYTPSQWWEHCDIWTSGGGGWGYDKTGTFRPYAWFFEHLVASRSLGGNFLPNVGPDGKGEMHPNYYKNMEAIAEWMSHSRESVIGAAPSPGIARSNVMITSRGNNWYLHLLPSFQKQVSLRTGQKPIAVTLLRTGESIPFIYRDGFINFSLLPAQRTEMDDVVKVVIPEGRKRYTMSKDDDASIEVDKSFNKFARKSTTLNK from the coding sequence ATGAGTAGTAAAAATAAAATCTTTCAGATAAAGTGTGCAATCCTGTTACTGTTGTGTACAACAACTATCCCATTATCGGCACAACTCAATAGTTTCCCGGAATCCTACCGTATCGACAGCAAAGATATTGAAAGAGCCAAAAAAGTGATATCAACGCCGCTGAAAGAGGATCTGGTACTACCCAATCCCCATAAAGACGCGCAGTGGTATCCCAATGCCAGCCTCGGGCTTTTCATGCACTGGGGGATTCACAGTGTGGTGGGCGCACAACCATCGTGGGATATGATTGCCCATTACAGGTATGGAGGGAAAGTAGCACCTCCCGAACGTTATTATGCCCTGGCCAATCAATTTGATCCACAGAACTACGACCCCGACAAATGGTTGAAATCAGCCCAAAAAGCAGGTTTCACCTATGCCGTGCTTACCACCAAACACCATGACGGTTATGCCTTGTGGCCCTCCAAATATGGTATTGGTACCAAACAATACATGGGTGGGCGGGATCTTATTCAACCTTATGTTGATGCCTGTAGAAAAAACGGCCTGAAGGTTGGTTTTTATTTCTCTCCCAGGGACTGGCATTTTCCGGGGTTGATGCACCCCAATGAATATGATGCGGAGAAGTGGCATCAGCTGCCGGCTATTACCGATTCTGTCGCAAATTATCAGAAGTACGAACGGTTTCTCGGGTTTGTCCTTGCACAAATGGAAGAGCTCCTTACCCGATACGGCAAAATTGATATTCTGTGGCTGGATGGCATGTATTTCAAAGGAGTGAGTGATATGCACACAGAGCAGATCTATACCTGGATCCGTTCCCTGCAACCGGGGATTGTGATCAACGACCGCTGGTCCAACATTGTGAATCCCGATGACCCTGCCGGAAGCGGCATGCGGATCGGTGACTTCACCACTCCTTTTGAATGTATTCTCCCCACCTATACGCCATCCCAATGGTGGGAACACTGTGATATCTGGACATCGGGAGGTGGTGGCTGGGGGTATGACAAAACAGGCACCTTCAGGCCTTATGCCTGGTTTTTTGAGCATCTTGTCGCCAGCCGTTCATTAGGGGGGAACTTCCTCCCGAATGTGGGACCGGATGGCAAAGGAGAGATGCACCCTAACTACTACAAAAATATGGAGGCAATAGCCGAATGGATGTCACATAGCCGCGAGTCGGTGATTGGAGCAGCTCCCTCACCGGGAATTGCACGAAGCAACGTGATGATCACTAGCCGGGGTAATAACTGGTACCTGCATCTCCTGCCGTCATTCCAGAAACAGGTATCTCTGCGGACAGGCCAAAAACCAATAGCTGTGACCCTTCTCCGCACGGGAGAATCGATTCCCTTCATTTACAGGGACGGATTCATAAACTTCTCCTTATTACCCGCACAGCGCACCGAGATGGATGATGTGGTGAAAGTGGTCATTCCGGAAGGCAGGAAACGTTATACGATGTCGAAAGATGATGATGCTTCCATCGAAGTAGACAAAAGTTTTAATAAATTTGCAAGAAAATCAACAACACTTAATAAATAA
- a CDS encoding glycoside hydrolase produces the protein MSKINIYFSIVFILLATHLQAKDYNVSDFGAKADGTTVNTRTIQRAIDYVSENGGGRLVFQVGNYVTGSIYLKSNVTLHLEPGATILGSTNPLDYVIDPKIKWSSMIFAVNQENIGITGKGTINGRGFTTANNLVSLIHRGIFEDELLLDRPREWRRPENIYFRECVNVTITGITLRDPASWNQTYDQCKNVYVDGIYVDSKAYWNNDGIDIVDCDGVTIKNSYFDAADDVICFKSHDAKSICQNVVVENCVGRSSANGIKFGTVSRGGFRNFKIKNVTIFDTFRSAITFAAVDGGIIEDIEVDSIRSINTGNVIFLRIGDRWSSGKQPSMKNVRISNVYAEVPMSKPDAGYNYEGPVEDNPRNISPAVIFGLPDHKIEDVVLKNIEIVYPGAGNPLYAYRGTSQTELDSIPDMRERYPEFSQWKELPAWGFYVRHADGVVFDNVRLVAEKKDYRPSIVIDNVDGATFRNVEFIEPESKNKKQIIQNRSKNVTIQ, from the coding sequence ATGAGTAAGATAAATATATATTTTTCGATCGTGTTCATACTTCTTGCCACTCATCTCCAGGCAAAAGATTACAATGTATCCGACTTTGGAGCAAAAGCCGACGGAACAACGGTTAACACAAGAACCATACAAAGAGCCATCGATTACGTAAGTGAAAACGGAGGCGGCCGCCTCGTTTTTCAGGTAGGCAATTACGTGACGGGAAGCATTTACCTGAAATCGAACGTGACCCTTCATCTGGAACCGGGTGCGACCATACTGGGATCCACCAATCCGCTGGATTATGTGATTGACCCCAAAATCAAGTGGTCCTCCATGATTTTTGCCGTGAATCAGGAGAACATCGGAATTACCGGTAAAGGGACCATAAACGGACGGGGATTCACTACGGCCAACAACCTGGTCAGCCTGATCCACCGCGGCATTTTTGAAGATGAGCTCTTGCTCGACAGGCCCAGGGAGTGGAGACGGCCGGAGAATATCTACTTCCGGGAGTGTGTCAACGTCACCATCACCGGTATCACTCTTCGCGACCCGGCCAGCTGGAACCAGACCTACGACCAGTGTAAGAATGTGTATGTAGATGGTATCTATGTAGATAGCAAAGCATACTGGAACAACGACGGAATCGACATCGTCGATTGTGACGGGGTAACCATTAAAAACTCCTATTTCGATGCAGCTGACGATGTTATCTGTTTCAAATCGCACGATGCTAAAAGTATTTGTCAGAATGTGGTAGTGGAGAACTGTGTAGGCCGTTCCAGCGCAAATGGAATCAAGTTTGGCACCGTATCCCGAGGAGGATTCAGGAACTTTAAAATTAAAAACGTGACCATATTTGACACGTTTCGTTCTGCCATCACTTTTGCTGCGGTAGACGGGGGAATCATCGAGGATATTGAGGTGGACAGCATCCGCTCCATCAATACCGGCAACGTTATTTTCCTACGTATAGGTGACCGCTGGAGCAGCGGCAAGCAACCCAGTATGAAGAATGTCCGCATTTCCAATGTATATGCAGAAGTACCGATGTCAAAACCCGATGCGGGTTATAACTACGAGGGCCCGGTGGAAGATAATCCGCGCAACATCTCTCCCGCCGTAATATTCGGGCTTCCCGACCATAAAATCGAGGATGTAGTATTGAAGAACATCGAAATTGTATATCCGGGTGCCGGCAATCCGTTATATGCATATCGCGGCACCAGCCAGACTGAACTGGACAGTATCCCCGACATGCGTGAAAGATACCCTGAATTCTCACAATGGAAAGAACTACCCGCATGGGGATTCTATGTACGTCATGCCGACGGTGTGGTATTCGACAACGTAAGACTGGTTGCCGAGAAAAAAGACTACCGTCCTTCGATAGTAATCGACAATGTGGACGGAGCTACTTTCCGCAACGTAGAGTTTATTGAACCCGAAAGCAAAAACAAAAAGCAGATTATTCAAAACCGTTCCAAAAATGTAACGATCCAATAA
- a CDS encoding GH92 family glycosyl hydrolase — translation MSMCNKTIITLLCAVSVFGSLSAQQKTEDLTQYVNPMIGTQEMGHVFPGSTVPFGMVQLSPDTDTIPYAVDGKYTGTVYRYCAGYQYNDPTIVGFSHTHFSGTGHSDLGDFLIMPTTGKLQLNPGTSDKPENGYRSRFSHETETATPGYYRVTLDDYNIDAELTTTEHVGFHQYTFPESEDAHIVLDLTHGIYNYDGKVLWSQVWVHNDTLVTGYRITSGWARTNYLYFAMVFSKPIENYGSRNEEELVYRGFWRKFDQENNFPEMGGRKLKTHFDFKTEAGEKIKIKFALSAVSTEGALKNLYAEVPHFDFDRVKNEAKEKWQKELERIRIKATPEKKETFYTSLYHTFINPVEYMDVDSLYRGIDHQIHKAEGFVNYSVFSLWDTYRALHPLLTIIQPERTSDMVNSMLAHHDQSVHKSLPVWSHFGNENWCMIGYHAVPVIADAWVNGIRGFDPQRALEASVSSATYPNYGNLDDYMKLGYVPFDKSVYGSSMTLEYAYDDWAIAQLAESIGNKEVAAKFNERAHNWKNLFNNNTGFVGAKNSDGSWKAPFDPLHTANEGFIEGNSWNYSLYVPHDVPALIQRMGGNERFSQYLDTLFTMYLPDKYFAETEDVTREGLIGCYVHGNEPSHHVPYLYNWASKPWKTQERIHQIKNSMYLNKPDGLCGNDDCGQMSAWYVFSSLGFYPVAPASGQYAIGSPSVKEATLQLPNNKELVVKVENYDEKNIYVQHVEINGKPVRDYTLLHRDLIKGGELLFKMGRKPMKKRFK, via the coding sequence ATGAGCATGTGCAACAAGACAATTATTACACTTCTGTGCGCAGTATCCGTCTTTGGGTCATTATCCGCACAACAGAAAACTGAAGACCTGACGCAATATGTGAATCCCATGATCGGCACTCAGGAAATGGGGCATGTATTTCCCGGTTCTACCGTCCCTTTTGGTATGGTACAACTCAGCCCGGACACCGATACCATCCCGTATGCCGTAGATGGGAAATATACAGGCACCGTGTACCGTTACTGTGCCGGTTATCAATACAACGACCCCACCATAGTAGGATTCAGCCATACCCATTTCAGTGGTACGGGCCATTCCGACCTGGGGGATTTTCTGATTATGCCCACTACCGGGAAATTGCAGTTGAACCCCGGCACGTCCGACAAACCGGAGAATGGATACCGGTCGCGATTCAGCCACGAAACCGAAACAGCTACACCCGGCTACTATCGCGTAACACTGGACGATTACAATATCGATGCCGAGTTGACCACTACTGAACATGTGGGTTTTCACCAATATACCTTTCCAGAAAGTGAAGATGCGCACATCGTCCTTGACTTGACACACGGAATCTACAATTATGACGGAAAAGTATTGTGGTCACAGGTATGGGTACACAACGACACATTGGTGACAGGCTACCGCATCACCAGCGGATGGGCGCGGACCAATTACCTCTATTTTGCCATGGTCTTTTCCAAGCCCATTGAAAATTACGGGTCCCGCAATGAAGAAGAGCTGGTTTATCGCGGTTTCTGGCGTAAGTTTGACCAGGAAAACAATTTCCCTGAAATGGGTGGCAGAAAACTGAAGACCCACTTCGACTTCAAAACGGAAGCGGGAGAGAAAATCAAGATCAAATTTGCCCTTTCTGCTGTCAGCACCGAAGGGGCACTGAAAAACCTCTATGCCGAAGTGCCTCATTTTGATTTCGACCGGGTGAAAAACGAAGCCAAAGAGAAATGGCAAAAGGAACTGGAGAGAATCAGGATTAAAGCTACACCGGAAAAGAAAGAAACATTCTACACTTCATTGTACCACACGTTTATCAATCCTGTTGAATACATGGATGTAGATAGCCTGTACAGGGGAATCGACCACCAGATACACAAGGCGGAAGGATTTGTCAATTACTCTGTTTTCTCCTTGTGGGACACTTACCGGGCACTGCATCCGTTGTTGACAATCATACAACCGGAACGTACTTCCGATATGGTTAATTCCATGCTGGCTCATCATGACCAAAGTGTACATAAATCCCTGCCGGTATGGAGTCATTTTGGTAATGAAAACTGGTGCATGATCGGTTATCATGCCGTGCCGGTGATCGCTGACGCCTGGGTAAACGGTATCCGGGGTTTTGACCCGCAGCGGGCACTGGAGGCATCGGTATCCTCGGCAACCTACCCCAACTACGGGAACCTCGATGACTACATGAAACTGGGATATGTGCCGTTTGACAAAAGTGTATACGGCTCCTCCATGACCCTGGAATATGCCTATGACGACTGGGCAATTGCTCAACTGGCGGAATCGATCGGCAACAAGGAGGTAGCCGCAAAATTCAACGAACGGGCCCACAACTGGAAAAACCTGTTCAACAACAACACCGGGTTTGTGGGTGCAAAGAACAGTGACGGAAGCTGGAAAGCTCCCTTTGATCCACTCCATACGGCCAATGAAGGGTTTATCGAAGGCAATTCATGGAATTATTCGCTCTATGTACCGCACGATGTACCTGCCCTCATCCAGAGAATGGGTGGAAATGAACGTTTTTCGCAATACCTGGACACCCTTTTTACCATGTACCTGCCGGATAAGTATTTTGCCGAAACGGAAGATGTAACCCGGGAGGGATTGATTGGTTGCTACGTGCACGGCAACGAACCTAGCCATCACGTGCCTTACCTCTACAATTGGGCCAGCAAACCCTGGAAAACACAGGAACGAATTCACCAGATCAAAAACAGCATGTACCTGAACAAACCCGACGGATTGTGTGGCAACGATGACTGTGGCCAGATGTCTGCCTGGTATGTTTTCTCTTCGCTGGGCTTCTACCCGGTTGCACCCGCATCGGGACAATACGCCATTGGCTCACCCTCCGTCAAAGAGGCAACCCTGCAACTTCCGAACAACAAGGAACTGGTAGTCAAAGTGGAGAATTACGATGAAAAAAACATCTACGTCCAGCATGTGGAAATAAACGGCAAGCCAGTCAGGGACTACACCTTGCTCCACAGAGACCTGATCAAAGGGGGTGAGCTGCTGTTCAAGATGGGCAGGAAACCGATGAAGAAAAGATTTAAATAA
- a CDS encoding right-handed parallel beta-helix repeat-containing protein yields the protein MRNLSRRYYLFLFLLYFLGSCAGNSRVYVSVDGNDKGTGKRNDPFMTLERARDYIREKRMGEADNRPFTILLRGGNYRIERTIHFTDKDYNITIQSFPDEKVTLTGSILIAPEQILPVAGTDKEEIFPEANRNKVFMVRLKDLPIEYYGQLEPVGFGRPVTPAPMELFINGKPGHLSRWPNDSSVNIGKVIYSGSLADDKRQEGATFTYPGDKPYGWKHPEKVWIAGYFNHGWADDAVRLASIDSSKKAITTFHPHRYGFGSGKPWNQWYAYNIVEETDAPGEYCIDREEGILYFFDPGTLSTLEVSLLEEPIMEMLGASDITVKGIVFENARGSAAALYGTGNCIFSGCIFRNLGSFAISIEDATGFSQQPQQAFSSNNGIVDCIIYETGRGGIVLSGGDRNTLTPARNYVHNCTIHDFNRIAKTYSAGIKISGVGNQIIHNEIFNAPHVAILLSGNDHLIEYNEIHHVCMETDDAGAIYYGRNPSERGHLVQYNFIHHLPERYRTTAIYHDDAACGMKVHGNVFYKAGAFPVLIGGGSDNPYTNNIFIDCPVGIKVDNRLQAFDWAKPMIAPGGIIEQRLNEIKFDRPPYCTNYPELAKYWEEDPSFPKRNRVDRNLFVNVGQTVLKVDDGVNADKQFLDFTTNNLVTREDPGFIDKNRMNFKLTETSAVFKKIRGFEAVPFEKMGTYAIGNK from the coding sequence GTGAGGAACTTATCCAGACGATATTACCTCTTTTTATTCCTGTTGTATTTTCTGGGATCATGTGCAGGCAACAGCAGGGTATATGTCTCTGTAGACGGGAATGACAAAGGTACCGGTAAACGAAACGATCCCTTTATGACCCTGGAGAGGGCCAGGGATTATATCAGGGAGAAAAGAATGGGAGAAGCGGACAATCGTCCGTTTACCATCTTGCTGCGTGGAGGCAACTACCGCATCGAGCGAACGATCCACTTCACCGACAAAGATTACAACATTACCATACAATCCTTCCCCGATGAAAAAGTCACATTAACAGGCAGTATTCTTATTGCACCGGAACAGATTCTTCCGGTTGCAGGGACAGATAAAGAGGAGATCTTTCCCGAAGCAAACAGGAACAAGGTATTTATGGTCCGCCTGAAAGACTTACCTATCGAGTATTATGGCCAGTTAGAGCCGGTCGGCTTTGGCCGGCCTGTAACACCGGCCCCCATGGAGTTATTTATCAACGGAAAACCGGGACACCTCTCCCGATGGCCAAACGATTCATCGGTTAACATCGGAAAGGTAATCTACAGCGGGTCCCTGGCTGATGACAAAAGACAGGAAGGGGCAACCTTTACCTATCCGGGGGACAAGCCTTACGGATGGAAGCATCCGGAGAAAGTATGGATTGCCGGTTATTTCAATCACGGATGGGCGGATGATGCGGTAAGGCTGGCGTCGATTGATTCATCTAAAAAGGCCATTACCACTTTTCATCCACACAGGTACGGTTTTGGATCGGGAAAACCCTGGAATCAATGGTATGCCTACAATATCGTGGAAGAAACAGATGCCCCGGGTGAATACTGTATCGACCGAGAAGAGGGAATCCTCTATTTTTTTGATCCGGGAACACTATCTACCCTGGAAGTTTCGCTCCTCGAAGAGCCTATTATGGAGATGCTGGGCGCATCCGATATCACCGTTAAAGGAATCGTTTTTGAAAATGCAAGAGGAAGTGCGGCAGCATTGTATGGAACCGGCAATTGTATTTTTTCAGGTTGTATATTCAGGAATTTAGGCAGTTTCGCCATATCCATTGAAGATGCAACCGGTTTTTCACAACAGCCACAACAGGCATTCAGCAGCAACAACGGCATCGTCGATTGTATAATCTATGAAACGGGGAGAGGTGGAATTGTTCTTTCAGGAGGAGACCGTAATACCCTTACCCCCGCCCGCAATTATGTCCACAATTGCACCATTCACGATTTCAATCGCATCGCCAAAACCTACAGTGCAGGGATTAAAATATCGGGAGTGGGCAATCAAATCATTCATAATGAAATATTTAATGCTCCGCATGTAGCCATTCTACTCTCCGGAAATGATCACCTCATTGAGTATAACGAGATTCATCATGTTTGTATGGAGACGGACGACGCAGGTGCAATTTATTACGGCCGTAATCCCTCTGAAAGAGGACACCTGGTGCAATATAATTTCATCCATCACCTGCCGGAACGCTATCGTACCACAGCCATCTATCACGATGATGCGGCCTGCGGGATGAAAGTGCACGGGAACGTGTTCTACAAGGCGGGCGCTTTTCCCGTATTGATTGGCGGAGGTAGTGACAATCCCTACACAAACAACATTTTCATTGATTGCCCGGTCGGGATTAAAGTAGACAATCGCCTACAGGCTTTTGATTGGGCAAAACCGATGATCGCTCCCGGAGGGATTATTGAACAGCGATTGAATGAAATAAAATTCGATCGGCCTCCCTACTGTACAAACTATCCGGAACTGGCAAAATACTGGGAAGAGGATCCCTCTTTTCCAAAAAGGAACCGGGTGGACAGGAACCTGTTTGTAAATGTTGGACAGACCGTACTAAAAGTAGACGATGGGGTAAATGCGGATAAACAATTCCTCGATTTCACCACCAATAATCTTGTCACCCGTGAAGATCCGGGATTTATAGATAAAAACAGGATGAATTTCAAGTTAACGGAAACTTCAGCAGTATTTAAAAAAATCAGGGGCTTTGAAGCCGTTCCTTTTGAAAAAATGGGTACCTATGCAATCGGTAATAAGTAA